GATGAAAATGGTCGTAATCAAACGATGATCATGGGTTGTTACGGGATAGGTGTTTCTCGTACAGTTGCTGCTATTGTAGAACAATACCATGATGAGAATGGAATCAATTGGCCTATTCAAATCGCTCCATTCCACATTCACTTGTTAGCTATGAATATAAACAATGAGGAGCAAATGGAATTATCACAGAAGATCTATGACAGATTGAAAAGAGATCGTTGGGAAGTCCTTTTTGATGATCGTAAAGAAAGAGCTGGTGTAAAGTTTGCAGATTCCGATCTCATAGGTATTCCTTACCGCATTACTGTTGGAAAACGTGCAGCAGAAGGCGTAGTTGAAGTGAAAGTGAGATTTACTGGGGAACAGATGGAAGTCCATGTGGACGAGCTCCCATCACTATTAACAAATTTAATAAAAGAAAAATAATGAACAACAGATCCTTGTTAAGAAAGCAGGGGTCTGTTGTTTGCCTTTTAAAAATAAAACGAGTAATGACCTTTACGATTTTTGTTGAATCTAATAAACTAGTAGAGAGTTATTTTACGATTAAGGGGAGAACCATAGGATGGATGTTACCCGTAAAGAGAAATTATTATATGTGTTAGAACAAATTCAATTTCCTATAGAGACAATGGGGCATTTCTTTCAAGATGGGGAATTAGTAAAACTTGAAGTTGACCCTATAGAGAAGGCTTGGCGTTTTCATTTTGCATTTCCAACAATTTTGCCACCAGCTACGTTCGAAATTTTTACTGAAAAGCTGCTCAAAACATTTTCATCATTGGCTTCTGTGCATTGGGAAATTTCCTATCAATCTCCAAAAGTTGATGATGAATTACTTTTTGGGTATTGGAAAATATTTATCAAACAAATAGAAAATATTTCACCAGCCTATCATGATGTGGTTGTCAACCAATCTCCAAAATTTGAAGGAAATAAAATCTTACTTTTAGCTCGTAATGAAGCGGAAGGACAAGCTATTAAAAAAAGATTAGATGGTCCTTTTCAGAAGTTTTGTCAAGAAGTGGGATTACCAATTTATCGAATGGAGGTTGGACTTAAGTCTACATCACAGGAGGATGTCTATCGTTTTAGAGAGCAAAAAGCAAAAGAGGATCAAGATCTCGTTCAAAGAGCTGTTGCTGAGATGGAAAAGAAAAAACAACAGCAAGGCAAGGAAGAGTCAGCTATTGAAGGACCATTAATGTTGGGATATAACATACAGGATGAGCCTGTTCCTATCGAACAGATCTTAGAAGAAGAAAAGAGAATTGCCATTCAAGGCTACGTTTTTGATGTAGATATCCGCGAATTGCGATCAGGAAGACATTTGCTTATGGTAAAAATTACAGATTACACGGATTCCCTTCAGTTCAAAATTTTCTCTCGTGGAGATGAAGATATTACTAAGTTTAAGCATCTTAAGAAAGGGATGTGGGTGAAAGCAAGAGGAAGTATTCAAACAGACCAATATTCAAATGAGCTTGTCATGATGGCCAATGATGTAAATCAGATAACGGTCGAACCGCGTCAAGATCGCGGATACAACGGCTTGAAGAGAAGTGAATTACATGCACATACAATGATGAGTCAAATGGATGCACCTGTTTCTGCCTCTCGTTTAATAGAACAGGCTGCCAAATGGGGACATGAAGCTATTGCTATTACAGATCATGCAGTTGTTCAATCATTTCCCGAAGCGTATGCGAGTGGGAAAAAGCATGGAATCAAGATTATTTACGGCGTAGAAGCAAATCTTGTGGATGATGGGGTCCCTATTGTTTACAACGAAACAGATCGAGAGTTGGACTCAGCACAATATGTGGTTTTTGACGTTGAGACCACAGGATTATCAGCTAATTACGACACAATTATTGAACTAGCAGCTGTAAAGATGGAAAAAGGAGAAATTATAGACCGATTTGAAGCATTTGCAAATCCTCATCACCCATTGTCTCAAACGACGATAGAGTTAACCGGAATTACAGATGAAATGGTTCAAGATGCACCTGATATTAGTGAAGTATTGAAGGATTTTCATCAATGGATGGGCAATGCCATTTTAGTAGCACATAATGCGAGCTTTGACATGGGGTTTATTAACCAAGGCTTTAAAAGAATAGATTATGAGGAAGCAGCTAACCCAGTAATAGACACCTTAGAGCTTGCTAGACTTTTACTGCCGGAACTGAAAAATCATCGATTAAATACACTATGTAAATTTTTCGATATTGAGCTTACTCAACACCATCGAGCTATATATGATGCGGAATCCACAGGCTTTTTATTGTTTAAACTATTAAAACGGGCAGAAGAAAAAGGCATCTCAAACCATATACATTTTAACGAGTTTATGGGTGAAGGGAATGCTTATCAGAGATCACGCCCTTATCACTGCATAATTTTAGCTAAAAACGAAGAAGGGTTAAAAAATCTATATAAATTAGTTTCTCTTGCGCATGTTGATTATTTTTATCGCGTTCCTAGAATTCCACGTTCAAAGCTACAAAAATACAGAACGGGACTTATGATAGGGTCAGCCTGCGATCAAGGGGAAGTATTTGAAACAATGATGCAAAAATCGATGGAGGAAGCAGAAAAAGTCGCTGCCTTCTATGACTATATAGAGATTCAGCCTCCGTCTAATTATGCTCATTTAATAGAAAAAGAGCTTGTTCGAAACAAAGAGGATCTTCTTGACATTATGAAAAATTTAGTCACTTTGGCTCAAAAACTAGATAAACCTGCTGTTGCAACAGGTAATGTTCATTATTTGGAACCACATGACAAAATTTATCGACAAATCCTTATTAGTTCACAAAGCGGAAACCCTTTAAACCGTCAAACCTTACCTGATGTTTATTTCAAAACAACAGAGGAAATGGTGGAATCCTTCAAGTTTCTTGGGGAAGACACCGCTGTTGATTTAGTTCTTTACGAACCGAAAAAAATCATTGAAAGAATTGAAGATATAAAACCAATCAAAGATGATCTATATACCCCAAATATTGAAGGTGCTGATGAAGAAATTCGTAATATGAGCTATTCAATGGCTAAAAGTATTTATGGAGACCCTCTCCCTGAACTGGTGGAAAAACGTTTAGAGAAAGAACTTGCAAGCATTATTGGCCATGGATTTGCGGTTATTTATTTGATCAGTCATAAATTAGTTAAAAAGTCGCTCGATGATGGATACCTGGTAGGTTCCCGAGGATCTGTTGGTTCATCCTTTGTTGCCACTATGACGGAAATCACTGAAGTCAATCCATTGCCACCTCATTATGCATGTCCAAGTTGTCAGCATTCAGAATTTATTACTGATGGTTCTATTGCTTCAGGATTTGATTTGCCTGATAAAGAATGTCCAAAATGTCAAACGAAAATGAACAAGGACGGCCAGGACATTCCATTTGAAACGTTCTTAGGGTTTAAAGGTGACAAAGTTCCCGATATTGATTTAAACTTCTCGGGTGATTATCAACCGAGAGCACATAACTATACTAAAGTCCTTTTCGGTGAAGACAATGTTTATCGTGCAGGAACGATTGGTACAATTGCAGAAAAAACCGCTTTTGGATATGTGAAAGGGTATGCCAAGGACAATCAGCTTCATATTAGAGGTGCTGAAGTTGATCGTTTAGTCCAAGGGTTTACAGGGGTTAAAAGAACGACTGGACAGCATCCAGGTGGTATCATTGTAGTTCCAGATGATCAAGAAATTTATGACTTTACTCCAATTCAATACCCAGCAGATGATCGTAACTCAGAATGGAAAACAACCCATTTTGATTTCCATTCCATCCATGACAACTTGTTAAAACTTGATATACTTGGGCACGATGATCCGACCGTGATCAGAATGCTTCAGGACCTAAGTGGACTAGATCCAAAGAAAATACCTGTTGGTGACCCAGAAGTTATGAAAATCTTTAATGGTACAGAGGCATTAGGGGTTACATCGGAACAAATAATGTGTAAAACAGGAACCTTGGGAGTCCCAGAGTTTGGAACAAGGTTTGTAAGACAAATGCTTGAAGATACGCGCCCATCAACATTTGGTGAACTTGTTATCATTTCTGGTCTTTCACATGGTACAGATGTGTGGTTAGGGAATGCACAAGAGCTTATCAATAATAAAATTTGCGAGCTTGCAGATGTAATCGGGTGCCGTGATGACATTATGGTTTATCTCATGCATAAAGGATTAGAGCCTTCCCTAGCTTTTAAAATCATGGAGTTTGTTCGAAAAGGAAAAGGCCTGCAAGATGAGTGGATTGAAGAAATGAGAAAACACGATGTGCCAGACTGGTATATTGATTCCTGTAAAAAAATTAAATATATGTTTCCAAAAGCCCATGCTGCTGCTTATGTCTTAATGGCTGTTCGTATTGCTTACTTTAAAGTCCATCACCCTATTCTTTTCTATGCCGCATACTTTACCGTTCGTGCTGCGGATTTTGACATTGCTACGATGATTAAGGGCTCACAAGCGATTCGTTCTAAAATTGAGGAGATCAATTTTAAGGGGAATGATGCCTCCCCTAAGGAAAAGAACCTGTTAACCGTTCTTGAATTAGCATTAGAAATGTGGGAGCGAGGATTCCGCTTTCAGCCTGTTGACCTGTATCGATCTAGTGCTACAGACTTTATAGTTGATGGTGATTCCTTAATTCCTCCTTTTAATTCAATTGATGGCTTAGGAACGAATGCAGCATTGAATATTGTCAAAGCACGAGAAGATGGAGAGTTTTTGTCTAAAGAAGACCTGCAACAAAGAAGTCGTATATCAAAAACCGTTCTTGAATATTTAGATGATCAAGGTTGCTTGAAAGAACTTCCAGAAGCCAATCAATTATCGTTATTTTAACGTACTCGCAATCAGAATAATGGGAAAAATCAATAGTGAACCGAGCTCTGCGATATTTTTATCCATCTTAAATCATAAATTAGGGTATCAAGGTCTTTCTTTATAGAAAATAATACTTATGATGCAAAAACAAGTCCGTATAATCATATGAAAATATAACAAAAACAGCTATCAGAAAGATGGAATGATTTTGGGGGATTTCTGATTCAACGGGAGTTATATAGTGCGTTTTTAATAAGAAACACGAACGACACTCTCGATGCTATTATTGTAAATGTATCCCGCATGAAACGGGCAGCCAACTATGAAGTAAGCTTCACCAACAAGGATGAAAAATTTAATGTTTTATTTTCATGGCGGTTTATCTTCTACCTACTTGAGTTGGTGGTACTACATGAACATTTCTTTTGGAAATTTCTTTGGCTTGCAACCTTTATTTGGTTATGTTATAGTTTTATTGGATTCATAAGGACTTGTTGAGGAGAGTGGGGCAACCCACTCTCTTGTCGTAGTATTCGAGAAATTTTTTTATTTTTTGATTCCCTGCTGTTTCAGCAGGGAATTTTGTTGCATCCTAATGGTAAAGGATCACCCTCTTTATTATCCCACTTCGACAACAAAGGAGGCAGGAATCAATGAGTCAAAATGTAACAGACATAACAGAACAATTAGTAACACCAATTTTAAACCAATTGAATCTGGAATTGGTCGATATTGAGTTTGTAAAAGAAGGGAAAAATTGGTTTTTGAGAGTATATGTAGATAAAGAAGGTGGAATTGATATTGAGGAATGTGGATTAGTTAATGAACGCTTGAGTGAAAAACTTGATGAAGTTGATCCCATATCTCAGCCATACTTTCTTGAGGTTTCTTCACCAGGTGTAGAAAGACCTCTAAAGAAACCACAAGATTTCGAAAAACAGATAGGCCATAATGTCCATATTAAGCTGTATGAACATATCAATGGGGAAAAGGAATTCGAGGGTAAACTTTTGAAGTTTGAAGAAGGAACAGTTACCGTGGAAATTCAAATCAAAGCGAGAAAGAATACCGTTGAAATTCCTTATGATAAAATTGCTAAAGCAAGATTAGCAGTTACTTTTCATTAAAAGGGGGAACAAACGTTGAGCAGTGAGTTATTTGACGCCATTCAGTATTTAGAGAAAGAAAAAGGAATTGATAAAAATTTACTTTTGGAAGCTTTAGAAGCGGCGTTAATTTCTGCATACAAGAAAAATTTTAAGTCAGCAACAAATGTAAGAGTGGACTTGAATGAAATGACAGGAACTATGAAAGTGTATGCAAGAAAAACAGTTGTAGAAGAAGTTATGGACGACCAACAAGAAATTTCTCTAGAAGATGCTAAGAAAATGGATCCTAATTACGAACTTGAAGATGTTATTGAATTAGAGGTTACTCCTAGAGACTTTGGAAGAATTGCAGCCCAGGCTGCAAAGCAAGTCGTAACCCAGCGAGTAAGAGAAGCAGAGCGTGGAGTTATCTATGGCGAATATGCTGACCGTGAAGAAGATGTTATGACTGGTATTATCCAAAGAATGGATAATCGCTTTATCTATGTGAACCTTGGAAAAATTGAAGCGCGCTTGCCACAAGGGGAGCAAATGCCAAATGAGGATTATCAGGTTCATGATCGTTTAAAGGTTTATATTACAAAGGTTGAGAATACAAATAAAGGTCCACAAATTTATGTATCTAGAACACATCCTGGACTGCTAAAGCGCCTATTCGAGATGGAAGTTCCAGAAATTTTTGATGGAACAGTTGAAATCAAATCTGTTGCCCGTGAAGCAGGAGATCGTTCTAAAATCTCGGTTTATGCTGATGATCCAGAGATCGATCCAGTAGGTTCATGTGTTGGTCAAAGAGGTCAGCGTGTTCAAGCTATTGTCAACGAATTGAAAGGTGAAAAAATCGACATCGTTGAATGGTCTGAAAATCCGGTTGTTTATGTATCTAATGCTTTAAGTCCAGCCAAGGTTGTTGAAGTGAAAGTTGATGAAGAGAATAAGGCTACCACAGTAATTGTCCCAGATCACCAATTATCATTAGCTATTGGAAAAAGAGGCCAAAATGCTAGACTTGCCGCCAAACTTTCTGGTTGGAAAATTGATATTAAAAGTGAATCTGAAGCAAGAGAAGAAGGCATCCTAAGTGATTACCAAGAAGACGATGATTCGTATTCAGAGGTTGAAGAAGACCTGTTTGAATAGGAGGAAGGAAAAATGGCTGTAAACAAAAAGATTCCTCTTCGAAAATGTGTAGTAACTAAAGAAATGAAGCCTAAAAAAGAATTGATCCGAGTTGTGAAAAATAAGGATGGAGATGTCTTTGTTGATGTAACCGGAAAGAAGAACGGAAGAGGAGCATATTTGAGCAAAGATATACAGGTCATTGAAACTGCGGAGGAAAAAAACATTTTGGGACATCACTTGCAAACTAAAATAGATGATGACATATATGTTCAATTAAAATCCATAGTCAGAGGAGAAAAGAATGAATAATTCTCTTTTTCAATTGTTGGGGTTAGCTTTTCGTGCTGGCAAGATAGTTCATGGGGAAGAATCAATTCTTAGAGAAGTACAAAGTCAAAAAGCAAAATTAGTTATACTAGCTGATGATGCGGGGCCGAATACATCTAAGCGGTTAATGGATAAGTGTAAGTATTATCGTGTTCCCCTTTTTCGTTCAATGGACCGTCAGCAATTAGGAAATGCCATAGGTAAGCACGAAAGAGTGGCTTTATGCATAATAGATGAAGGATTTGCCGCAAAAATGATAACTTTGCTCGATGAATCTAATCGGGGGTGAACGCATGAGTAAAATGCGAGTATATGAATATGCAAAAGAAAAAGGATTAAGTAGCAAACAGGTAATAACAAAATTGGAGCAAATGAACGTCGAAGTCTCCAATCATATGTCTACAATTGATGATGATGTAAGAATAAAATTGGATCAGGTTTTCCAAGAGAAGAAATCTTCTCAACCGAAAGGAAATAAACCAAGCTCACAAGGAAATAGACCAAGTTCACAAGGAAATAAACCAAGTTCACAAGGAAATAAACCAAGCTCACAAGGGAATAGACCAAGTTCACAAGGAAATAAACCAAGCTCACAAGGGAATAGACCAAGTTCACAAGGGAATAGACCAAGTTCAAAACAACAATCTAGACCTAAACAAGAGCAGCGTACTTCAGAAGGTGAAGGAAGTCCTAAAACTTCACAGCAGCCCGTTTCAAAGGAAACAAGCGATCATTCTAAGGAAAATCTTTCAAAAAAACCTAAACATGATGAAGTGGTTTCTTCTAAGAAAGTTGAAAAAGATGAAGAGCATCATTTAAACAAGGTCAAGAAAAATAAAGGGAACCATAAGCAAAAGAACCAGGGGAATAATTATAAAAACCAAGAAAATCAACAAAAGGATCAGAAACAACAATTTAAAGAACAGCCGAAAAAAGAAACACCAGCCAAAATTACATTTTCTGAAAGCTTAACGGTTGGAAAGCTTGCGGAAAAACTCCATAAAGAGCCATCAGAAATTATTAAAAAATTAATGTTTCATGGAGTTATGGCTACTATCAATCAAGAGCTTGACAAAGATTCTATTGAACTCATCTGCGGAGAATATGATGTAGAAGTAGAAGAAGAGGTAGTTGTTGATGAAACAGACCTTGAGAACTATATCGCTAAAGAAACTGATTCTTCAAATGTTGTTGAACGTCCATCTGTGGTAACCATTATGGGTCACGTTGACCACGGTAAAACAACGCTTCTTGATTCCATCCGTCACACAAAGGTGACTGCTGGAGAGGCAGGGGGAATTACTCAACATATTGGTGCATATCAAGTTGAAGTAAATGGAAAGAAAATTACATTCCTAGATACTCCTGGACACGCAGCCTTTACAAGCATGCGTTCTCGTGGAGCACAAATAACAGATATTGCGATCTTGGTTGTAGCTGCAGATGACGGGGTAATGCCTCAAACAGTAGAAGCTATTAGCCATGCTAAGGCAGCAGAAGTACCAATTATCATTGCGGTCAACAAAATGGATAAAGAGGGTGCTAACCCTGACCGAGTTATGCAAGAGTTAACCGAGTATGGTTTAGTTCCAGAGGCTTGGGGAGGCGACACAATCTTCGTTCAGCTTTCAGCTATTAAAGGAGAAGGAATTGACGAGCTTTTAGAAATGATTCTTCTTGTTTCCGAGGTTGAAGAGTTAAAAGCAGATCCTAATCGTTTAGCAGTGGGAACTGTAATCGAAGCAGAATTGGATAAGGGTCGAGGAGCTACTGCTACTCTACTTGTTCAGAATGGAACCCTCCGAGTAGGAGATCCAATTGTTGTTGGCAATACATTTGGACGTGTAAGAGCCATGGTTAATGATCTTGGTCGTCGTGTAAAATCAGCACCTCCAAGTATGCCAGTTGAAGTTACAGGTCTAAGCGATGTTCCACAGGCTGGAGATCGATTTGTTGTCTTTAGTGAGGAGAAGAAAGCTCGTCAAATTGGTGAAGCTCGTCAACAAAAGAAAATTCAAGAGCAACGTAGTGATAAATCAAGATTAAGTCTAGATGATCTGTTTGAACAAATTAAACAAGGTAAAGTGAAAGACATCAATATTATTTTAAAAGCTGATGTTCAAGGGTCATTAGAAGCGTTGGCTTCATCACTTCAAAAAATTGATGTTGAAGGTGTGAATGTAAAAATTATTCATACTGGAGTAGGTGCCATTACGGAATCTGACATCATATTGGCATCCGCATCCAACGCTATTGTTATAGGATTTAATGTGAGACCTGACAATAATGCGAAAAAAGCTGCAGATACTGAGAATGTTGATATTCGCCTTCATCGCATTATCTATAAGGTTATTGAAGAAATTGAATCAGCTATGAAGGGTATGCTTGATCCAGAATATGAGGAGAAAGTGATTGGGCAAGCAGAAGTCCGCGAGATTTTCAAAGTCTCAAAAATTGGAACCATTGCTGGTAGCTATGTAACAGAGGGAAAAATAACAAGAGATGCTGGAATCCGTGTGATTCGTGATGGTGTTGTGCAATTTGAAGGGGAAATTGATACACTCAAACGTTTTAAGGATGATGTAAAAGAAGTTGCACAAAACTATGAGTGTGGAATCACTGTTAAAAATTATAATGACATAAAAGAAGGCGATGTTTTTGAAGCCTTTGTCATGGAGGAAATTGAGAGAAAATGATTGGTTCATTAACGGTGGAGTGTCTCTTATATAATCCTCAATCATTGAAGGATAAACGTTCCATAATTAAAAAAGTACAGTCAAGGGCAAGCAAGGATTTAAATGTCGCTGTCAGTGAACTGGATTTTCAAAACCTCTGGCAGCGAACACTCCTTGGATTTGTAACGATATCCAGTTCAAAAACACCGGCAGAAAAAGAGCTTCAGCGAGTCATTTCTATTTTGGAATCCTTTCCGGAATTAGAAATTACCTCAACCCATTTTGAATGGTACTAGCTCTTACTTATCATAAGGGGTGAGAACCATGAGTGATTTACGTGCAAACCGTGTTGGTGAACAGATTCAAAAGGAATTAGGAGAAATTATTAGCCGAAGAATTAAAGACCCTAGAGTTGGATTCGTCACTGTCACGGAAGTTAAAGTGACGGGAGATTTGCAGCAGGCTAAAGTATATATCACTGTTCTTGGAGATGATGATCAAAAGCAAGATACCCTTAAAGGGCTCGCTAAAGCTAAAGGATTTATTCGATCTGAAATAGGCAAAAGAATTCGACTCCGTAAAACTCCAGATATTACATTTGAATTTGACGAAGCAACGGATTATGGAAATCGGATTGAGTCTATTTTACGGGAACTAAATCAACCAGGATCATAGATCTT
This genomic window from Bacillaceae bacterium S4-13-56 contains:
- the nusA gene encoding transcription termination factor NusA; the protein is MSSELFDAIQYLEKEKGIDKNLLLEALEAALISAYKKNFKSATNVRVDLNEMTGTMKVYARKTVVEEVMDDQQEISLEDAKKMDPNYELEDVIELEVTPRDFGRIAAQAAKQVVTQRVREAERGVIYGEYADREEDVMTGIIQRMDNRFIYVNLGKIEARLPQGEQMPNEDYQVHDRLKVYITKVENTNKGPQIYVSRTHPGLLKRLFEMEVPEIFDGTVEIKSVAREAGDRSKISVYADDPEIDPVGSCVGQRGQRVQAIVNELKGEKIDIVEWSENPVVYVSNALSPAKVVEVKVDEENKATTVIVPDHQLSLAIGKRGQNARLAAKLSGWKIDIKSESEAREEGILSDYQEDDDSYSEVEEDLFE
- the infB gene encoding translation initiation factor IF-2, with translation MSKMRVYEYAKEKGLSSKQVITKLEQMNVEVSNHMSTIDDDVRIKLDQVFQEKKSSQPKGNKPSSQGNRPSSQGNKPSSQGNKPSSQGNRPSSQGNKPSSQGNRPSSQGNRPSSKQQSRPKQEQRTSEGEGSPKTSQQPVSKETSDHSKENLSKKPKHDEVVSSKKVEKDEEHHLNKVKKNKGNHKQKNQGNNYKNQENQQKDQKQQFKEQPKKETPAKITFSESLTVGKLAEKLHKEPSEIIKKLMFHGVMATINQELDKDSIELICGEYDVEVEEEVVVDETDLENYIAKETDSSNVVERPSVVTIMGHVDHGKTTLLDSIRHTKVTAGEAGGITQHIGAYQVEVNGKKITFLDTPGHAAFTSMRSRGAQITDIAILVVAADDGVMPQTVEAISHAKAAEVPIIIAVNKMDKEGANPDRVMQELTEYGLVPEAWGGDTIFVQLSAIKGEGIDELLEMILLVSEVEELKADPNRLAVGTVIEAELDKGRGATATLLVQNGTLRVGDPIVVGNTFGRVRAMVNDLGRRVKSAPPSMPVEVTGLSDVPQAGDRFVVFSEEKKARQIGEARQQKKIQEQRSDKSRLSLDDLFEQIKQGKVKDINIILKADVQGSLEALASSLQKIDVEGVNVKIIHTGVGAITESDIILASASNAIVIGFNVRPDNNAKKAADTENVDIRLHRIIYKVIEEIESAMKGMLDPEYEEKVIGQAEVREIFKVSKIGTIAGSYVTEGKITRDAGIRVIRDGVVQFEGEIDTLKRFKDDVKEVAQNYECGITVKNYNDIKEGDVFEAFVMEEIERK
- the rbfA gene encoding 30S ribosome-binding factor RbfA, encoding MSDLRANRVGEQIQKELGEIISRRIKDPRVGFVTVTEVKVTGDLQQAKVYITVLGDDDQKQDTLKGLAKAKGFIRSEIGKRIRLRKTPDITFEFDEATDYGNRIESILRELNQPGS
- the rimP gene encoding ribosome maturation factor RimP → MSQNVTDITEQLVTPILNQLNLELVDIEFVKEGKNWFLRVYVDKEGGIDIEECGLVNERLSEKLDEVDPISQPYFLEVSSPGVERPLKKPQDFEKQIGHNVHIKLYEHINGEKEFEGKLLKFEEGTVTVEIQIKARKNTVEIPYDKIAKARLAVTFH
- a CDS encoding PolC-type DNA polymerase III — encoded protein: MDVTRKEKLLYVLEQIQFPIETMGHFFQDGELVKLEVDPIEKAWRFHFAFPTILPPATFEIFTEKLLKTFSSLASVHWEISYQSPKVDDELLFGYWKIFIKQIENISPAYHDVVVNQSPKFEGNKILLLARNEAEGQAIKKRLDGPFQKFCQEVGLPIYRMEVGLKSTSQEDVYRFREQKAKEDQDLVQRAVAEMEKKKQQQGKEESAIEGPLMLGYNIQDEPVPIEQILEEEKRIAIQGYVFDVDIRELRSGRHLLMVKITDYTDSLQFKIFSRGDEDITKFKHLKKGMWVKARGSIQTDQYSNELVMMANDVNQITVEPRQDRGYNGLKRSELHAHTMMSQMDAPVSASRLIEQAAKWGHEAIAITDHAVVQSFPEAYASGKKHGIKIIYGVEANLVDDGVPIVYNETDRELDSAQYVVFDVETTGLSANYDTIIELAAVKMEKGEIIDRFEAFANPHHPLSQTTIELTGITDEMVQDAPDISEVLKDFHQWMGNAILVAHNASFDMGFINQGFKRIDYEEAANPVIDTLELARLLLPELKNHRLNTLCKFFDIELTQHHRAIYDAESTGFLLFKLLKRAEEKGISNHIHFNEFMGEGNAYQRSRPYHCIILAKNEEGLKNLYKLVSLAHVDYFYRVPRIPRSKLQKYRTGLMIGSACDQGEVFETMMQKSMEEAEKVAAFYDYIEIQPPSNYAHLIEKELVRNKEDLLDIMKNLVTLAQKLDKPAVATGNVHYLEPHDKIYRQILISSQSGNPLNRQTLPDVYFKTTEEMVESFKFLGEDTAVDLVLYEPKKIIERIEDIKPIKDDLYTPNIEGADEEIRNMSYSMAKSIYGDPLPELVEKRLEKELASIIGHGFAVIYLISHKLVKKSLDDGYLVGSRGSVGSSFVATMTEITEVNPLPPHYACPSCQHSEFITDGSIASGFDLPDKECPKCQTKMNKDGQDIPFETFLGFKGDKVPDIDLNFSGDYQPRAHNYTKVLFGEDNVYRAGTIGTIAEKTAFGYVKGYAKDNQLHIRGAEVDRLVQGFTGVKRTTGQHPGGIIVVPDDQEIYDFTPIQYPADDRNSEWKTTHFDFHSIHDNLLKLDILGHDDPTVIRMLQDLSGLDPKKIPVGDPEVMKIFNGTEALGVTSEQIMCKTGTLGVPEFGTRFVRQMLEDTRPSTFGELVIISGLSHGTDVWLGNAQELINNKICELADVIGCRDDIMVYLMHKGLEPSLAFKIMEFVRKGKGLQDEWIEEMRKHDVPDWYIDSCKKIKYMFPKAHAAAYVLMAVRIAYFKVHHPILFYAAYFTVRAADFDIATMIKGSQAIRSKIEEINFKGNDASPKEKNLLTVLELALEMWERGFRFQPVDLYRSSATDFIVDGDSLIPPFNSIDGLGTNAALNIVKAREDGEFLSKEDLQQRSRISKTVLEYLDDQGCLKELPEANQLSLF
- a CDS encoding DUF503 domain-containing protein, with translation MIGSLTVECLLYNPQSLKDKRSIIKKVQSRASKDLNVAVSELDFQNLWQRTLLGFVTISSSKTPAEKELQRVISILESFPELEITSTHFEWY
- a CDS encoding YlxQ family RNA-binding protein; this translates as MNNSLFQLLGLAFRAGKIVHGEESILREVQSQKAKLVILADDAGPNTSKRLMDKCKYYRVPLFRSMDRQQLGNAIGKHERVALCIIDEGFAAKMITLLDESNRG
- a CDS encoding YlxR family protein encodes the protein MAVNKKIPLRKCVVTKEMKPKKELIRVVKNKDGDVFVDVTGKKNGRGAYLSKDIQVIETAEEKNILGHHLQTKIDDDIYVQLKSIVRGEKNE